In the Trichoderma atroviride chromosome 4, complete sequence genome, TGTTGGCCTCTATAATCGTTGTGGCTTTTCCCCTAAATCCCTGGGTTCTTCATAGACTTCTGTCTTCATTCCACTCCGTGACTTTGGTAGCCGGTGGCCATGTCTCATATTCATAGCTATATTGTCTCCCTAGTTGCTTGTCACAATAACCTGAGCCTTCTCCAATACTCTCGGCTCCTCACTGCCAAACCTCTCATACCTGACCAAAGCACCTACAAGCGTGAAGGAAATGAGGCTTTCCGTCTGCGTTGAATCACCAGCCACTTCCCCGAAGCTGTCACACAGATGCAGTTTGTCCTTGAGTGGGCCCCTTGCCATCAACCAGCATTCGTACGGCTCACGAGATTTGCGCATCAGGAGCCGCAGGGCTGATGCCTCCTGGCAGAGGTCTATAATGATGCGACGAAGATTGGTCTGTTCCTCTTGCGTGGCCTCCGCCGCTATGAGGGGCGAAAACACGTCGTACATGTCTTGCGCAACTTGGACGCCAAAGTCCGTGCCTTCTAATCCGGCAGCTTTGATACACTTGAAAGTGGACAGTCTCCAGTCGATCACGGTGTCACGAGAGGCTTTTGGTCCTTGTTAGCGAGAGCTGTGTTGGGAAACAAAAGTGTTGGCCTACCCCCCTTGATGGACAATGGTGCGCTCGAACTGGCCCAATACTTTGGCCAGATCTGTGACTAGGTGTGTGTCTGTCCCGTGGACATCGAACACCTCATGGCTTAGGATCTTGCTATGCAAAGTTTGAAAGATGGCCGCTCGTAGAATTAGTAGACGGGTTGGCCGAGAGGAGGCTTCCCACAAGGCGCCAAGATTGTCATTCTGTGGCCAAATGCCTTGGCTGGCGAAAGAGGTGCTTCGCTCTACGTGGTACGTCTTGCTCATGGCAAGCTTATGGATGCTCTGGCCAAGTCGTGTGTACTGGTTTATCACGGCTTGCTCGCTGCTGCCCTGGTCATTGGCATTGTGAAGCATAAAGTCTCGCAAGGTTTGCTCTTTAGTTTGTAGTTGTCGAATCTCAGCCTCGGCGGCCAGCAGTTTGTCTGAGAGGTCAGTAATCACCCCTGCTTGTTGTCTTGCTTGTCCAAGTGCTGTCTGCAATTGTTGAACCTCAATCTCGGAACTTTGCACCTTCATCTCGGAACTTTGCACCTTGGCCAAGAGGTCGTTTATCAAAgattcctgctgctgcagctgagatTTCAGGTCGCGAGTGCTGGTGACATGGGAGTCGCGCGCGGCTTGGCCCTTGAACAATGGGCATCAAAACATCAGCGTCATGGTACATTCCATTTTCACGGCCTCTTGGGTATCCGAGGCTCACCTCAGATTTCGACGCATGTCCAGCAACCCTGCCTCCGCCACTAGGAGTTTCGGTTGGTTGACGACGACTATTTCGAGCTCTATCCCGAGCTGCCTGGTTGGACCGTGGTTCCGGAACAGGAGGCTTGTCAAGTTCACCTTCCGCCGTTGGCGTTGCCTTGCTATTCCAGCCAAAGAGCGAACTGCCATTAGATCGTGACATTGGATAAAGCCCACGCGGCTGCGAGAAAGATTCTGGAAATTAGAGGCTGGGGACTTGGACAGGCGACGATCAACTCAGCTCCGAGTTCTCAATGCTCTAGTTATTGTTCGCGAGTTCCAGAGGTCACCTTGGTAGGATATGAAACTTAACACGTGTATGCACTTGCTGACAACCATCGTTGGCACTGTAGGCAGCCAAGGTTGGTTGTGGGTGAGTGGAAATGCCCCAGATGCCATTTACGAGCGACCTATCGCCGCGTGGAGGATTGATTTCTGCCCAATCAATCACACCCCCCTCCCTCGTCTCCAGCTCACACCCCGCCTGAAATTATTTGGTCACGAGGAGAACATATTAAACCCTTCAAGTTGACTATAATGAAATGGTTGTACACGAAGGAGCATACACCTAAAGACACGTATCGAAGTTTACTGAATGAAAACAATAAATAGGCTTGTGAGGGTTTATTTTGATAcaaatataaagtaaatcAGTCCTTATTTGGTTTAAAGGATATTTGAGTGTAATAGATTAGAAGCATTGTAAGGTCTGTATGCCACCTATGCACACGTATCTTGGCCTCTACAATATAAAGGATCTAATAAGACGTATCAAAAGGGTTACAATCTATCTTCATCTGGATTAAGTAAGGATTATATTTGaactaattaataatattgaCCTTGAGATGCAGCAGTTTGTAAAGAATGTCTACATAAAGTTCTATTTCAAATCtcattttctctcatttgcTTTCCCCTTCATTTTCCCACCACCaatttctttccatcttaGCCTTGCCCACTATCCGACACACGTCACTGGTTCGCGCCCAATCTAAGTCCAAGGGCTACTAGGATTCATCGGGCAGAAGTGTACTGAGCCTCACTCCACACAGCATCTCGAGGGAGCCATTGGCTTTAGTAGATATTGTCCAGTCCAGCCGTTTATTTAATCTGTCATATGAGCCCCCTCCGCATGCAGACCACGCCATCAAAGTCACCCAAACGCAAGGTTACGCATCACAAAATGACATCGGCTTCGTCTCCCGGCAGTGCCAACAGACTTATTATCGCTTTGGATTTTGGAACCACGTATTCGGGTATTGCCTACGCTTTCTCCAACGACAAAGTCGGCTTGCCTGTTTCCATCGATAATTGGCCCGGTAAGTGTTTCGCTATTACAAAGCCTCTAGATCAATGGTCATCGACTTACAACACtgcaggagaagagggcagGCGTCCTGTCAAAATCCCTACGCTGGCCTATTATGACAGTTCGGATTCCAGCAAATTCTCCTGGGGCGCAAAAGCCGGTGCTTCAGCCAGCAGAGTTGCCGCGGtcaagcttctcctcgaTCCCTCACAGCCACGACCAAAATATCTTCCTGATCTCGACGCTGAGGGTGAGATTAGCAAACTACCGAAACCACCCCTCGAAATTGCCGCAGATTTCATCGGAGCGATATACAAGCATGCGATTTcggaaatggaaaaaaaagctatcCGTGGAGTACATTGCGTCCTATCCCAAGGACTATGTTATGACTGGTACGTTGTTGACAAACCCTTGCATTCATTACGCCCTTGCTCTCTAACAATTTATCAGTGCCGGCTGTTTGGTCAGACGCTGCTAAGAATGCCACACTGCAGGTAAGCTCTCTCCCATGCTCACCCTTTTCGCTTCCACGGTACACACGGGTCTCATGAGTTTGACGTTGCCCAGGCAGCCGAGTTGGCAGGTCTCAATCCTGTTCACTTAATCAAGGAGCCAGAGGCGGCAGCTTTGTGGACTACCAAGCAGCTAGACATCGCCCTTCTTCCAGACGACGCATTCGTCGTTTGcgacgctggtggtggcacAGTTGATCTGATCTCATACCAAGTCGAGGAGACGCTGCCACACATTCGCGTCAAGGAACTTGTACCAGGCACGGGTTGGTATACCTAAGCCCCTACAGCCACATGCCTTTTGGACTGACTTTGAGGGCTTTCACAGGCGGACTGGCCGGATCCCTAGGCCTCAACCAGCGCTTCGATGATGCCGTTAGACGCCTTGTGGGCAAGGAGCAGTGGAGGGTGCTACAGTCAAGTAAAGGTTATAACTATGCGGCTAAATACTTTGATAGAGATGTCAAGAGGAACTTCATGAAcagagaagacgatgagtactttgtttctttccctATGGCTAAACTCCGAAACGATCCTGATCGTGGCCTGGAGTCGAATTGTTGGGCGATGGCGAGGTAAGCGAATCGCCTCTCTCCCAGCCCAGTTTGTCTTTAACGCGACATTAACAAGGGTGCCCCCTCTTAGGGAAGATACGAAGGTTATATTCGATCCTATAATCCAAGAGGTTCTCTCTTTAATCGAGGGGCAAGTCGAAGGGGCAAAGGCTAAACTAGGGGGTAAAAGCCCAAAGGTTTGACATATTGATGCATCTTGCCCTGCTTACTAGAATTCACCATGCTCACCCATCTGTATTAGTATATATTCCTGGTCGGTGGATTTGGCGCCAGTCTGTATTTGCTACAACGGGTTGTGGAAAAGTATCCCGATATCCAAGTTTTGCAACCACCCGAGGCTTGGGCCGCTATTGCCAAGTAGGTAGGGGACGAGGATATGGATGCAGAGGCTCTATATGAaggcgttttttttcttgcgtCCTCGTCACTAACACAATCATTAATTAGGGGCGCCGCACTCTACAAAATGTCAAACCGAGCGATTGTAACGAGTTCGTCAGCAACCCGTCACTACGGAGTCTCGACTTGGGGCCTCTATGATGAGTCTCGTGACAGAGGTCAACCTACATTACCATTCAAGGATGATACCATCAGAACCGAAATAGTCAGTACCCTTGTATGAACCAATATTTGGCTGATCTAACACCTGCGGACGATTAGATGCAATGGTACATCAATATCGGAGACGATCTCTTAAGACACAGGCAAATCAAATTTCCGTTTTGTCGGAAACTTGACGAGGGCTACACCTCTGATGGCCTTCGATTCACAGACCATCTTTATGAATGTGAAAATGAGTATGTAGCGAAGCATTGTAAAATTTACCTTACCTTTCCATGCCATTGCTAATGACCTAGAGTCTAGCCCAGCCCCTGTGCATCCTTTGAAGGTCGGAACATTCCGTATTAACTGCACCATTACCTCTGATTTCTCCGGGGCTCCACGGGACAAGTTCGTCAAGAAAACAAGTATGTCATGGGCACCTAATACGACGAGATGATCAAGTTCTAACATACGTTGACACAACCATAAGATAAATGCGGACAAGTATAGTAAGTGTGAGAGGATGAGACGCTATGCGAAGACTATAAGGCAGCCACTTACAATACATGCAGCTATGAATTGAGTTATGACCTGGTTTTAACATTAGACGGTGCTCTAATGAAGCTTTCcctggagatggatgggCAATCCTATGGGTCAGTGGAGGCCAAGTATCATATATAATAGGCGAGGGGTAGAACGACAGAAGAGCATTAGCAGGCAACGGCTTGcatatatttaaataaatttctGCATTGTGCCACCCAGTCATTAAAAGATATAATACGGCATAACTATGTATAAGTGCGTATGCAAGCGCAATCACTCTTCAGAACAAAATCTAGAAAGGATGCGGATCGTGGCAAACACTTAGTTTTAAACTCAAGGGTTATAAACCCGACATTTTTATCGGACATGTACTCGGTTACACCCCCTTTCGGGATGAAATTTTGCACtccgtcttttttttaaccCTTTTTACCTTTtcagctctcttcttttttttacgGGGGATGAACGAATGGGGGATGGGGGCCAGAAAATGGAGTTGGTATTAATTATAGTAAGACAAACCGAacttttaagaaaaaaaggaagaatgagagaaaagaaactaGGCCTAACAAGCATGCGCAGAGTAGTAGCGAGAAGGATTTTCAATTTAGGACAGATTAGTCTCTTTATTCTGGTGAGATTGGATCCTATTTCCAAAAAGAGTAACCATGTGGTTGGTAAGCATATTCCAAAAGGAATGTAGTAGGGCCTATATAAATATCTTGCGCGTAGCATATCCAATACCAGATAGGGCATCATTTGCCGTATCCGATTGAATCCTACCTTATTCTTGCTGCCTGTTCTGTTGCTTTTCCGCATCCGATTGAATCCTACCTTGTACTTGCTGCCTGTTCTGTTGCTTTTTCCGTTTCTGCCAAAGTCTTACAGTTCGTCCCGCTTATCTCGCCCACCCGTTCGTTCGCATGAAAGACGCggggcgagagagaagagcccATTCCGTCTTATTTTCGGCCGAGTTAAATAGAGAGACTGACCCCCCTCTCATCCTCGTATAACCGGGCAAATTGTAGCAGGATAAAGTGACCAGTAACGAGTTGTAAACTTCTTCCATTAAATTAAACAACCAATACGCACTCTGCAACGTggtgaaaaaaaatgatTACATATATAAAGCAGgattttataactaattagTCATCTTTCGGCTTTACTTTAGAAAGCGGAAATGCGAGGCCCCCTGGTTTTCACATGTACATATCAAATCTAGACGGCCACGCGGTGGGAAGCTTTCGAACATGCAAGCTGATGCTGTACAAGCATGACACGCCAGGGGGCAACGATATCCCCACTGATAGATGGGATCGATGCGTTGCCATCCGCGGCTATGCCATCGTTGTTGGTTCCAAACAAAAAAGACCcaacagaagagaagagacagagtCATGCGCTACTCCGCGTGTCATGCACTACTCCGCGTGTCATCTTAAAATCACAAAATGCATCTGCCGATCACATAGATTGACTCGTTTCCACAAACCCAtctaaaaaaaggaaaacaggGGACCAAACGCTTCACAAGGTTCACTAATTATTAAATCACGTAACCTAATACGGATAATTGTTTCCTATGGGTTTCAACTTACACGTACTAGTTGCGAGGCAACAGGCCAAGGATCACAGAAGctaaaagaaagaaggatCCAAAAACTGTAAGatcaaaaaaaggagagacaaaagagtcaaagagaaaaaaggccaaACAGTCACCAAAACCGTAAACTTATAGCTCTATTCTGTCAAGGATTCCTGTTTAGGCAACATCCGCGTTGCTGTGGAGGTGGGGTgcggcaaaaaaaaacaaaccgATCATCAGGATTCCTACTTTGCCCatcctattttttttttggaagcCTGGCGCAGTCGTTGCAATACGGGTCATGTTCGTGGCAGGAGGTTGGTCGGATTATTATACATTCGCAGTTTAGCAGTACTACCTGCTGGCCCCCTGCCTTACATGACACAGAAAGCGGTCAGCGAATATTTATGGAAACTGACTGCGTATCGCCTACACATACCTATATTGGACAATCAGCATATCCGAAGCCAACGATCGCCGGCGTCTACGCCGTAATTACATACAGTAGTTATCTTTGACACTTGACCAAGTTCGTTTGCTAACGACGCCCTAGGGACGGGAAG is a window encoding:
- a CDS encoding uncharacterized protein (EggNog:ENOG41), whose translation is MSRSNGSSLFGWNSKATPTAEGELDKPPVPEPRSNQAARDRARNSRRQPTETPSGGGRVAGHASKSEGQAARDSHVTSTRDLKSQLQQQESLINDLLAKVQSSEMKVQSSEIEVQQLQTALGQARQQAGVITDLSDKLLAAEAEIRQLQTKEQTLRDFMLHNANDQGSSEQAVINQYTRLGQSIHKLAMSKTYHVERSTSFASQGIWPQNDNLGALWEASSRPTRLLILRAAIFQTLHSKILSHEVFDVHGTDTHLVTDLAKVLGQFERTIVHQGGLSTFKCIKAAGLEGTDFGVQVAQDMYDVFSPLIAAEATQEEQTNLRRIIIDLCQEASALRLLMRKSREPYECWLMARGPLKDKLHLCDSFGEVAGDSTQTESLISFTLVGALVRYERFGSEEPRVLEKAQVIVTSN
- a CDS encoding uncharacterized protein (EggNog:ENOG41), which encodes MTSASSPGSANRLIIALDFGTTYSGIAYAFSNDKVGLPVSIDNWPGEEGRRPVKIPTLAYYDSSDSSKFSWGAKAGASASRVAAVKLLLDPSQPRPKYLPDLDAEVPAVWSDAAKNATLQAAELAGLNPVHLIKEPEAAALWTTKQLDIALLPDDAFVVCDAGGGTVDLISYQVEETLPHIRVKELVPGTGGLAGSLGLNQRFDDAVRRLVGKEQWRVLQSSKGYNYAAKYFDRDVKRNFMNREDDEYFVSFPMAKLRNDPDRGLESNCWAMAREDTKVIFDPIIQEVLSLIEGQVEGAKAKLGGKSPKYIFLVGGFGASLYLLQRVVEKYPDIQVLQPPEAWAAIAKGAALYKMSNRAIVTSSSATRHYGVSTWGLYDESRDRGQPTLPFKDDTIRTEIMQWYINIGDDLLRHRQIKFPFCRKLDEGYTSDGLRFTDHLYECENDPAPVHPLKVGTFRINCTITSDFSGAPRDKFVKKTNKCGQVYYELSYDLVLTLDGALMKLSLEMDGQSYGSVEAKYHI